In Bos taurus isolate L1 Dominette 01449 registration number 42190680 breed Hereford chromosome 11, ARS-UCD2.0, whole genome shotgun sequence, one DNA window encodes the following:
- the LOC107132952 gene encoding translation initiation factor IF-2, whose translation MLQETSALPLRLPVRELENRVARASPLAGCEAGSRVQREGTGGLGAPGGCSPRSRAAPLAPRSPAPGRWRKEEAAAARKSGGASLLGCGSRARRPPSGPAVVAVAAAAARLGAHRGPLAAGARAEAGEARQHPLPRPRAERSQPSPGALHSESPRGAGGSGATRAPGPGRREAPLPPSSRRPLGERVRSWGGSGGQGRCRGEVLRSGPRPSAGAGGGARGRVAEAPAAPRSGTGRQSLRGSSGWAAAGRMG comes from the exons ATGCTCCAAGAAACCAGC GCCCTGCCCCTGCGCTTACCTGTGAGGGAACTCGAGAACCGCGTGGCCCGGGCCAGTCCCCTCGCGGGCTGCGAGGCCGGGTCACGCGTGCAGCGGGAGGGGACAGGAGGGCTTGGCGCGCCCGGGGGCTGCTCTCCACGGAGCCGCGCCGCCCCGCTAGCGCCGCGGTCCCCG GCGCCCGGCCGCTGGAGAAaagaggaggcggcggcggctaGAAAATCCGGGGGCGCCAGCCTCTTGGGCTGCGGCTCGCGGGCCCGGCGCCCTCCCTCTGGCCCCGCAGTGGtcgcggtggcggcggcggcagcgcgGCTAGGGGCGCACCGGGGGCCCTTGGCGGCGGGAGCGCGGGCCGAGGCCGGGGAAGCCCGCCAGCATCCTCTGCCCCGCCCGCGCGCCGAGCGGAGCCAGCCGAGCCCGGGCGCGCTGCACAGTGAGTCCCCGCGCGGCGCTGGCGGCTCCGGGGCCACGCGCGCTCCAGGCCCCGGGAGGCGGGAGGCGCCCCTCCCTCCCAGCAGTCGCCGCCCTCTCGGCGAGCGGGTCAGGAGCTGGGGCgggagtggggggcaggggaggtgcCGGGGGGAGGTGCTCCGCTCGGGACCCCGACCCAGtgcgggggcaggaggaggagcgcGGGGGCGAGTTGCAGAGGCCCCCGCGGCCCCACGCTCCGGGACCGGGCGGCAATCGCTGCGTGGAAGCTCGGGGTGGGCGGCGGCAGGAAGGATGGGCTAG